Proteins encoded within one genomic window of Besnoitia besnoiti strain Bb-Ger1 chromosome II, whole genome shotgun sequence:
- a CDS encoding Sodium:neurotransmitter symporter family protein (encoded by transcript BESB_037170), with protein MAFLFSSPFSQGSCVAEDACSTQAESSANRPNSTVGPSAASISAPLCVAPPPRPNALHHHVNFLVQASVSSVLAFPALSRSLFKDAVAISAKHSLRLHTDLKWGACRNCFTPYVPGLTCCVRLESPSAPLAASLSPSSLAPCSDASTASREGSGTCAASPASSASYSLASPRTAHRSKQEIRSSSPPSQSDVETPPSVSGRGEETAQLHESLQRPAVTGAEVGRAATPRPEAGLATSPRRLRRRRIRRSGTCRRLQRRREREGDDLRIPSLDSSVAAPPASSFPPSSSAAACSPPSAACLASSPRGPAPESPSSAAGPPSAPASSTSGPSSSLSSTSSVPAVAGGGSSASAPAHGAASGAADETQRRKKRKAVFVRDPKPCSASFLRVTCLTCGVAGRRATIPQRPLEEEDSIR; from the coding sequence ATGGCGTTTCTATTTTCCTCTCCTTTCAGCCAAGGGTCTTgcgtcgcggaggacgcTTGCTCCACGCAGGCAGAATCGTCTGCAAATCGTCCCAACTCGACTGTggggccttccgccgcctcgatttctgcgcctctctgcgtcgcgcctccgcctcgtccgaATGCCTTGCACCACCACGTGAATTTTCTCGTTCAAGCGAGTGTTTCCAGCGTGCTTGCGTTCCCGGCTTTGTCGCGAAGTCTGTTCAAAGACGCCGTCGCCATCAGCGCGAAGCACTCGCTCCGTCTCCACACAGACCTCAAAtggggcgcctgcagaaacTGCTTCACTCCCTACGTCCCAGGCCTCACGTGCTGCGTCAGGCTCGagtctccttccgcgcctttGGCTGCCTCCttgtcgccttcctctctcgctccttGCTCCGATGCCTCCACTGCTTCGCGGGAAGGTTCAGGCACCTGCGCTGCCTCccctgcctcctctgcctcctactcgctcgcttcgcccCGCACTGCGCACCGATCGAAACAGGAGATCCGcagctcttctccgccttcgcagagCGACGTAGAAACGCCGCCAAGCGTCTCGGGACGAGGTGAGGAAACGGCACAGCTTCACGAGTCCTTGCAAAGGCCGGCGGTCACGGGAGCAGAAGTTggtcgcgcagcgacgccgcgacccgAGGCGGGACTGGCGACGAGTCCACgacgcctccggcggcgacgcatcCGCCGCTCTGGCACTTGCCGTCGGCtccagcgaaggcgcgagagagagggcgacgacctCCGGATTCCAAGCCTCGACTCCTCTGTGGCTGCCCCCCCGGCTTCATCgtttcctccttcttcttcagcggcggcctgctctcctccctccgccgcctgcctggCTTCGTCCCCCCGTGGTCCGGCTCCCGAgtctccttcttcagcgGCAGGTCCGCCGTCCGCTCCTGCCTCCTCCACTTCTGGCCCTTCATCATCTTTGAGTTCTACCTCTTCTGTCCCTGCGGTAGCCGGCGGTGGAagctccgcgtctgcgcctgcccACGGCGCCGCAAGCGGTGCGGCGGATGAAAcacagaggcggaagaaaaggaaagcTGTCTTCGTGCGGGATCCGAAACCGTGTTCGGCCTCCTTTCTCCGCGTCACTTGCCTCAcatgcggcgtcgccggccgaagagcgacgatcc